In the Brachyhypopomus gauderio isolate BG-103 chromosome 4, BGAUD_0.2, whole genome shotgun sequence genome, one interval contains:
- the abt1 gene encoding activator of basal transcription 1: MMDKAENQAQMDEDVRGLKDEELNLPEKEHKTCEQEEAASADAGDTDQVDDSGSGRMTKGKKCVPGIVYLGHIPPRLRPKHVRNMLGLYGEIGRVFLQSEDRSVKRKKRKAGNNGSSFIEGWVEFRDKRIAKRVALSLHNTPMASNRRSHFNSDLWSIKYLHRFQWCHLSERLAYEQTVYHQRMRTEISQAKRETNFYLASVEKSQTLDRLRKKRERKGESHEEKTWDFTQRRTEEEMRLERMKRNGPSKKNLQRAQEKTKAIQEKAQSNVGLLAKIFSSSRTT, from the exons ATGATGGACAAAGCAGAGAATCAGGCCCAAATGGATGAAGACGTGAGAGGTTTAAAGGAtgaagagctgaacttgcctgAAAAGGAGCACAAAACATGTGAACAGGAGGAAGCAGCGAGTGCCGATGCTGGAGACACGGATCAGGTGGATGATTCTGGCAGCGGCAGGATGACCAAGGGCAAGAAGTGCGTCCCCGGCATAGTGTACCTGGGCCACATCCCCCCGAGGCTGAGGCCCAAGCACGTGCGTAACATGCTGGGTTTGTACGGCGAGATCGGGAGGGTCTTCCTCCAGTCTGAAG ACCGCTCGgttaagaggaagaagaggaaggcgGGTAATAATGGATCCAGCTTCATCGAGGGCTGGGTGGAGTTCAGGGACAAGCGCATCGCTAAGAGAGTGGCGCTAAGCCTCCATAACACACCCATGGCCAGCAACAGGAGGAGCCACTTTAACAGCGACCTGTGGTCCATAAAG TACTTGCACAGGTTCCAGTGGTGCCACCTGAGCGAGCGCTTGGCGTACGAGCAGACAGTCTACCACCAGCGCATGAGAACGGAGATCTCGCAGGCCAAGCGCGAGACCAACTTCTACCTGGCCAGTGTGGAGAAGAGCCAGACCCTGGACAGGCtgaggaagaagagggagaggaagggtgAATCCCACGAGGAGAAGACCTGGGACTTCACGCAGCGCCGCACAGAAGAGGAGATGCGGCTGGAGCGCATGAAGAGGAACGGCCCGTCCAAGAAGAACCTGCAGAGAGCTCAGGAGAAGACCAAGGCCATCCAGGAGAAAGCTCAGTCCAATGTTGGCTTGCTGGCCAAGATCTTCAGTAGTAGTAGAACAACATAG